In Desulfovibrio gilichinskyi, a genomic segment contains:
- a CDS encoding efflux RND transporter periplasmic adaptor subunit codes for MTKQIMYYVKNIGLKGIVPILIIVIAVFGARLLISTKPVATKKPPVVSAPLVNVMVVKAKDYNIWTPVMGTVQAACKISLEPQVAGKVISVSDKFIPGGYFEKGQEILRIDPLDYELEVKQQEASVVDADYNLKVEQGHQKVAGREWKLLKKSSGGTAQEATLALRKPHLEKAEADYSSAKAKLQQARVNLSRTIVRAPFSAMIESKVADLGANLGEQEEIATLVGTEEFWVMVSVPVDRLDRLVFPNAANGFKGSVARVISGSGESSFEREGHLLRLLPSLESQGRMARVIVTVEDPLNLKGKEGVQPLLLGSYINVSIDSGHLNNVFAIPRTAYRDDNTLWIMSSSGTLEIRKVDAVWRDKNFIYLGAGLTDGEKLVTTDISTPLKGMNLRENVSVKGKE; via the coding sequence ATGACCAAGCAAATTATGTATTATGTCAAGAACATAGGTCTCAAAGGAATTGTACCTATTCTCATAATTGTCATTGCCGTATTCGGAGCGCGTCTTTTGATTTCTACTAAACCTGTTGCAACAAAAAAGCCTCCTGTCGTTTCTGCTCCGTTGGTGAATGTGATGGTTGTAAAAGCGAAAGATTACAACATTTGGACCCCGGTTATGGGAACAGTTCAGGCAGCTTGTAAAATAAGCCTTGAACCCCAAGTTGCCGGTAAGGTTATTTCCGTAAGCGATAAATTTATTCCCGGTGGATATTTTGAAAAAGGGCAGGAAATACTACGGATTGATCCGCTTGATTACGAGCTTGAAGTTAAACAGCAGGAAGCCAGTGTTGTTGATGCTGACTATAACTTAAAGGTTGAGCAGGGACACCAGAAAGTGGCAGGCAGAGAGTGGAAGCTTTTAAAAAAATCTTCAGGCGGAACAGCGCAGGAAGCTACTCTGGCTCTTAGAAAACCACATCTGGAGAAGGCTGAAGCTGATTACTCCTCAGCCAAGGCAAAACTGCAGCAGGCTCGTGTTAATCTTTCTCGTACAATTGTAAGAGCTCCATTTTCCGCAATGATTGAAAGTAAAGTTGCAGACCTTGGTGCCAACCTCGGCGAACAGGAAGAAATTGCTACTTTGGTTGGAACTGAGGAGTTCTGGGTGATGGTTTCTGTTCCGGTTGACAGGTTGGACAGGCTGGTTTTTCCTAATGCCGCTAACGGCTTTAAGGGGTCTGTAGCCCGTGTAATTTCCGGCAGTGGAGAAAGTTCATTTGAAAGAGAAGGGCATCTGCTTCGACTCTTACCTTCTCTAGAATCACAGGGACGAATGGCTCGCGTCATTGTCACCGTTGAAGATCCTTTGAATCTTAAAGGTAAAGAAGGTGTCCAGCCATTGCTGCTTGGCAGCTATATAAATGTTTCCATCGACAGTGGGCACCTTAATAATGTTTTTGCCATTCCCCGTACAGCGTATCGTGACGATAATACCCTGTGGATAATGAGCAGCTCCGGGACTCTTGAAATTAGGAAAGTTGATGCTGTCTGGCGCGATAAGAATTTTATTTATCTTGGAGCAGGTCTCACTGACGGTGAAAAATTAGTCACAACTGATATTTCAACTCCTTTGAAAGGAATGAATCTGCGTGAAAATGTTTCTGTTAAAGGGAAGGAATAA
- a CDS encoding AAA family ATPase, translating to MLLEFSVANFRSIGEEQTLYMQPAIKSKKDDNYNILQTGIKREPEALPCVAILGANASGKSNILKALSSLKEIIQTSALRQKDDLFEDNRFRLNPIYTNKPTCFRTKFTAINGHMYQYWLELVPEKIIREKLTVIPNTKGAREVILINRKQNKIDLHRSIHPQKKFLDMWKAEINNQQTALAYLDNKGEISTFKDITTWFNRLLISHTANFPSLITANVVNSKVIEKEQIISLLKSADINIHDISFKKKNNSKKNTPIEEYVLNSPDKWFNSLLTTNFIHLDIHGNKTSLDLQNEESNGTQTIFNISSSIIMSLKMGTQLILDEFNSALHPYLVRKIIQLFTNKETNPNGAQLIFATHDVTVMDKTLLRPDEIYFTEKDKETFETRLFSLSEFKGVGSVAKNDRGQKLYKDYLDGRFGAVPEVDWDGGL from the coding sequence ATGTTATTAGAATTCAGTGTCGCTAATTTTCGTTCTATCGGAGAAGAGCAGACTTTATATATGCAGCCGGCTATTAAGAGCAAAAAAGATGATAACTATAACATCTTGCAGACAGGTATTAAACGTGAGCCGGAAGCTTTGCCTTGTGTTGCAATTTTGGGAGCTAATGCTTCTGGGAAGAGTAATATTTTGAAGGCATTGTCTTCCTTGAAAGAAATTATTCAAACTTCTGCCCTTAGACAAAAAGATGACTTATTTGAAGACAACCGCTTCCGCTTAAATCCGATCTACACCAACAAGCCAACTTGTTTCAGGACAAAATTCACCGCTATAAATGGGCATATGTATCAATATTGGCTTGAACTTGTTCCAGAAAAAATTATCCGTGAAAAATTGACTGTAATTCCCAACACAAAAGGAGCAAGGGAAGTAATCCTTATTAACAGGAAACAAAACAAGATAGATCTTCACCGTTCAATCCACCCACAAAAAAAATTTCTAGATATGTGGAAAGCGGAGATTAATAACCAACAAACAGCTCTTGCATATTTAGATAACAAAGGTGAAATATCGACATTTAAGGATATTACTACATGGTTTAACAGGTTGCTAATATCTCACACTGCTAACTTCCCTAGTTTAATTACAGCTAATGTTGTTAACTCTAAAGTCATTGAAAAAGAGCAAATCATTTCTCTTCTAAAATCTGCTGATATTAATATCCATGACATTTCATTTAAAAAAAAGAATAATTCTAAGAAAAATACTCCCATCGAGGAATATGTTTTGAATTCTCCTGATAAATGGTTCAATTCACTGTTAACAACAAATTTTATACATCTAGACATTCACGGTAATAAAACCTCATTAGATTTGCAGAATGAGGAATCAAATGGAACCCAAACAATTTTCAATATATCAAGTTCAATCATTATGTCACTTAAAATGGGAACACAGCTGATTCTTGACGAATTTAACAGTGCCTTGCACCCCTACCTAGTCCGAAAGATAATCCAACTATTCACGAATAAAGAAACAAACCCCAATGGCGCACAATTAATTTTTGCAACCCACGACGTAACCGTCATGGACAAAACCCTACTCCGCCCAGACGAAATTTATTTTACTGAAAAGGATAAAGAAACCTTTGAAACAAGGCTTTTCAGCCTGTCTGAATTTAAGGGCGTTGGGTCAGTCGCTAAAAATGATCGCGGACAAAAACTTTATAAAGATTACCTTGATGGGCGATTCGGCGCAGTTCCAGAGGTCGACTGGGACGGTGGCTTATAA
- a CDS encoding efflux transporter outer membrane subunit: MPSYQYKMFIYSLIAVFGLSACSPFRPDSREGVTMGLPLAYTLYSAEPQNLGKWWESLGNAELNSLVEEALTDDFNVRIAWAKLRQLRATAIKEGAAKYPTLDGSAGYTGTKTGSDGTEGTKGSTSTDTHKLGLAAAYEIDVWGKIEANAKSGDLDYLASREAVNTAAMSVAAEVVSRWLEIQTQRHKKAILYNQLETNKVYLELIELRFRNSLATALDVYQQRETVARVKALIPPVESKERLLLNELALLLGRPAGTVDVATADYPVLTPIPGVGLPFDLLANRPDIRAAGLALKSSDWAVAAARADRLPNFNISGNAALTSVQIANIYSGWLIGLAASIAGPIFDGGLRSAEVDRTRAVVEEKLLNYKSTVYTAYKEVQDALIQETWQQKYIAARKNQLEAAKTNLDEAGSRYLQGLEDYLPVLTALVSVQNLEINIVGDEADLLLYRVKLYRALGGSWTDSLTSADELPADEESKSANRINSDVSGKTVTDIKPVSTK; encoded by the coding sequence ATGCCTTCATATCAGTATAAAATGTTTATATACAGCTTGATTGCTGTTTTCGGATTATCTGCATGCTCACCTTTCAGGCCGGACTCACGAGAAGGCGTGACAATGGGTTTACCACTTGCTTATACGCTTTACTCCGCTGAACCTCAGAATCTCGGCAAGTGGTGGGAAAGTCTCGGCAATGCGGAACTTAACAGCTTGGTGGAAGAAGCTCTCACAGATGATTTTAATGTCCGGATAGCATGGGCGAAACTTCGTCAGCTACGGGCTACGGCTATAAAAGAAGGGGCCGCAAAATATCCCACTCTTGACGGTTCTGCCGGGTATACCGGAACGAAGACCGGTTCAGACGGGACTGAAGGTACAAAAGGCTCCACCTCTACAGATACTCATAAGCTCGGGCTCGCAGCGGCATACGAAATAGATGTATGGGGAAAAATTGAAGCGAACGCCAAGTCCGGTGATCTTGATTATCTGGCTTCCCGCGAAGCCGTTAATACTGCGGCAATGAGCGTTGCCGCGGAAGTTGTATCCCGCTGGCTGGAAATTCAGACGCAACGTCATAAAAAAGCGATTCTTTATAATCAGCTTGAAACTAACAAAGTTTATTTGGAACTTATTGAACTAAGATTTAGAAACTCTTTGGCAACCGCCTTGGATGTTTATCAGCAACGTGAGACCGTTGCCCGTGTTAAAGCTCTAATTCCGCCGGTTGAATCAAAGGAAAGACTTTTACTTAATGAGTTGGCTCTTCTTCTGGGTCGCCCTGCCGGAACAGTTGACGTTGCAACTGCTGATTATCCGGTTCTTACTCCTATACCCGGTGTCGGTTTACCTTTTGATCTGCTTGCCAACAGACCTGATATCCGCGCGGCAGGACTTGCTCTGAAATCTTCTGACTGGGCTGTTGCTGCTGCAAGGGCTGACAGGCTTCCGAATTTTAATATTTCAGGAAATGCGGCCCTGACCAGTGTTCAGATTGCTAATATTTATAGCGGATGGTTGATCGGACTTGCCGCTTCCATTGCCGGACCAATTTTTGATGGCGGGTTAAGATCTGCTGAAGTTGATAGAACCAGAGCTGTGGTCGAAGAAAAACTTCTTAACTATAAGAGCACTGTTTATACCGCTTACAAAGAAGTTCAGGATGCTTTGATTCAAGAGACATGGCAGCAGAAATATATTGCAGCTCGTAAGAATCAGCTCGAGGCGGCAAAAACAAATCTGGATGAAGCCGGTTCGCGTTATCTGCAGGGGCTTGAAGATTATCTACCCGTACTTACAGCTCTTGTAAGTGTGCAAAATCTTGAAATAAATATTGTCGGAGATGAGGCAGATCTTTTATTGTACAGAGTTAAGCTTTATCGCGCTCTCGGTGGAAGTTGGACAGATTCGCTTACTTCAGCGGATGAACTTCCGGCAGACGAAGAGAGCAAATCTGCTAACCGCATTAATTCTGACGTATCCGGCAAAACTGTTACAGATATAAAACCAGTTTCTACGAAATAA
- a CDS encoding RloB family protein, with product MARPKITPKNQRRQNINILLICDGKTEINYAKYVLNSCVSSKSNTIKIDARKLNSIEAAQKHIQICPTSFDAVFFLTDLENTQLSETKINSLITLQNSAKKLSNKKTKWAVFFNYPSIEYWYILHFAERAKSFMNATEAENFLKQKYSIYEKPMPRNRQEAEIFCANLESAINNCNNLDTTGHLLPYASRITSHVPLTNPMTEMPKLIDMIKKTKPTNKN from the coding sequence ATGGCACGTCCAAAGATCACACCAAAAAATCAGCGCCGCCAAAATATAAATATTTTATTAATTTGTGATGGAAAGACGGAAATAAACTACGCGAAATATGTTTTGAACAGCTGTGTTTCATCTAAATCGAACACCATAAAAATAGATGCAAGAAAACTAAATTCAATTGAAGCTGCGCAAAAACATATTCAAATATGTCCTACGAGTTTTGACGCTGTATTTTTTTTAACAGATCTTGAAAATACACAATTATCAGAAACCAAGATTAACAGTCTCATTACACTGCAAAATTCAGCCAAAAAACTTTCAAACAAAAAAACAAAATGGGCTGTATTCTTTAATTATCCCTCAATTGAATATTGGTATATTTTGCATTTTGCTGAAAGAGCAAAGTCATTCATGAATGCGACAGAAGCAGAAAATTTTCTAAAACAGAAATATAGTATCTATGAAAAGCCAATGCCCAGAAATAGGCAAGAAGCAGAAATATTCTGTGCTAATTTAGAATCAGCAATAAATAACTGCAATAATTTAGATACAACTGGGCACCTTTTACCTTACGCAAGCAGAATAACTTCGCATGTTCCTTTGACAAATCCCATGACTGAAATGCCAAAACTAATTGACATGATTAAAAAGACAAAACCTACCAACAAAAATTAA
- a CDS encoding sensor histidine kinase, with protein sequence MKISRLYLKIFLAFLLVLMISEFTVIWILHTRWADSPHVRRTESQLMAIKDLTEMEISTKSLSPEQERIILTPILKTLSKSFKADIWITGPYSEIVASSKEEIPNLTQHLAGEPAKTPAGVYIYKERRKDTKSVYGTYTSDIPEGYPFTYHLFHPWRQFEEETWFLRGQLFITILAAIFLFPLALRIIGPIKKLTISAAKLGQGDLTQRVKVRGKDEVADLAKTFNHMAESLEKTIKSNRELTANVSHEMRSPLARMGISLEMLRERINDDKADQCEVLISGMQSEIIHMDTLIGKIIEFSKLDMHTAPPMDESVDLSLLIQDLLRQYQPTADHKKFEIISHLESVSINDCNQNSIKIILDNIIGNAFKYTEKNGIIRINLCVENKNNRLNKAIIEITNTHEPVPEEELEEIFNPFHRLKGHDTPGYGLGLAAALKITNMHQGHIQAENSEHGFTIKVTLPTTKA encoded by the coding sequence ATGAAAATAAGCAGGCTTTATCTTAAAATATTTCTAGCTTTTCTGCTGGTGCTCATGATTTCTGAGTTTACTGTCATATGGATACTCCACACCAGATGGGCTGACAGTCCCCACGTAAGGAGAACTGAAAGCCAATTAATGGCCATAAAAGACCTCACAGAAATGGAAATTTCGACAAAGAGTCTTTCACCTGAGCAGGAAAGAATAATTCTGACTCCAATACTTAAAACCCTCAGCAAATCTTTCAAAGCTGATATTTGGATTACCGGACCATATTCAGAAATTGTTGCATCATCAAAAGAAGAAATCCCTAACCTGACCCAACACTTGGCCGGCGAACCTGCAAAGACTCCGGCAGGCGTATACATATATAAAGAACGCCGTAAAGACACAAAATCCGTCTATGGAACTTACACTTCCGACATTCCTGAAGGATACCCTTTTACTTACCATTTATTTCATCCTTGGAGACAATTCGAAGAAGAAACATGGTTTCTGCGCGGGCAACTTTTTATCACAATACTGGCAGCAATTTTCCTTTTTCCGCTGGCCCTGCGCATAATCGGACCTATAAAAAAACTTACTATATCCGCGGCTAAACTTGGACAAGGAGATTTAACGCAGCGAGTAAAAGTTCGTGGTAAAGATGAAGTTGCAGATCTTGCCAAAACTTTCAATCACATGGCTGAAAGCCTTGAAAAAACAATTAAAAGTAACAGAGAACTTACTGCCAACGTATCTCATGAAATGAGAAGCCCGCTTGCACGGATGGGAATTTCATTGGAAATGCTAAGAGAAAGGATAAATGACGACAAAGCAGATCAATGCGAAGTGCTCATCAGCGGAATGCAGTCAGAAATCATCCATATGGACACACTTATCGGTAAAATCATAGAATTTTCAAAACTGGATATGCACACAGCTCCGCCGATGGATGAATCTGTTGACCTGAGTTTACTGATACAGGATCTGCTACGCCAATACCAGCCGACCGCCGATCATAAAAAATTTGAAATAATCAGCCACCTTGAAAGCGTTAGCATAAATGACTGCAACCAAAACTCTATCAAGATAATACTTGATAATATTATTGGAAACGCGTTTAAATATACTGAAAAAAATGGAATTATCAGAATAAATCTATGCGTTGAAAATAAGAATAACCGCTTAAATAAAGCAATAATAGAAATAACCAATACGCATGAACCGGTTCCGGAAGAAGAACTTGAAGAAATATTCAACCCGTTCCACAGATTAAAAGGTCACGACACCCCGGGATACGGTTTAGGTCTTGCTGCCGCCTTGAAAATTACCAACATGCACCAAGGGCACATTCAGGCAGAGAATTCTGAACATGGATTCACAATCAAAGTAACCCTGCCGACGACAAAAGCCTAA
- the trpA gene encoding tryptophan synthase subunit alpha: MSITTLADKINEANAKGRTALIPFLPGGYPDKEKFWKEILELDANGADIIEIGMPFSDPVADGPVVEAASLKCLDAGVNLKWILEGLAKVRSQINAGIVLMGYYNPVLQYGLEKFAKDANAAGVNGLIIADLPYEEGVEFRDLLVKNEVALVPLVGLNTSPERMKLYADGGNGFCYFVSVLGTTGDRDSLPEEIKVGLKHAKEIFNIPVALGFGLKHPSQLTQLEGLVDAAVFGSALIRHLDDGKSCAEFMKVWK, encoded by the coding sequence ATGAGTATTACAACACTTGCCGATAAAATAAATGAAGCTAATGCAAAGGGGCGCACAGCTCTTATTCCTTTTCTTCCCGGTGGATATCCTGACAAAGAAAAATTCTGGAAAGAAATTCTTGAACTGGATGCCAACGGCGCGGACATAATCGAAATAGGAATGCCTTTTTCCGATCCTGTTGCTGACGGTCCTGTTGTTGAAGCTGCTTCCCTTAAATGCCTTGATGCCGGAGTTAATCTGAAGTGGATTCTTGAAGGTTTGGCAAAGGTCCGCTCGCAGATAAATGCAGGAATCGTGCTCATGGGATATTACAACCCGGTACTTCAATACGGCCTTGAAAAGTTTGCAAAGGATGCCAACGCTGCGGGTGTAAACGGTTTGATTATTGCCGATTTGCCTTACGAAGAAGGTGTTGAATTCCGTGATTTACTTGTCAAAAACGAAGTAGCTCTAGTCCCGCTGGTAGGGCTTAACACATCCCCTGAACGTATGAAACTTTACGCAGATGGTGGGAACGGTTTCTGTTATTTTGTTTCGGTGCTTGGAACAACCGGTGATCGTGATTCATTGCCTGAAGAAATTAAGGTCGGCCTTAAGCACGCAAAAGAAATATTTAATATTCCTGTCGCTCTTGGGTTCGGGCTGAAACATCCGTCACAGCTAACGCAGCTTGAAGGGCTGGTTGACGCGGCAGTGTTCGGTTCTGCTCTTATACGTCATCTTGATGATGGGAAAAGTTGTGCTGAATTTATGAAGGTTTGGAAGTAG
- a CDS encoding response regulator: MVKQLSILIIDDDSKLRDLLTQYLDGYGFKILTLPSGEKTVETVKRESPSLVILDIMMPGKDGLEVLRELRPHSNVPVIMLTAKGEDTDRIVGLELGADDYIPKPFNPRELLARIKAVLRRARDSERNGDTKNNSGVIKVAGLTLSIAHQRLEIGEEQLELSSTEFKLLQALMSNHGTPLTRDDLMTLVWGKDFNAFDRSIDVHISKLRALLKPYPEHESRIRTVWGTGYMFVGEK; this comes from the coding sequence ATGGTAAAACAACTGTCCATACTAATTATCGATGATGACTCTAAACTTAGAGACTTGCTCACCCAATATCTTGATGGATACGGCTTTAAAATTTTAACTCTTCCATCGGGCGAAAAAACAGTTGAAACGGTCAAAAGAGAATCACCGTCACTCGTAATTCTGGATATTATGATGCCCGGTAAAGACGGACTTGAAGTATTGCGAGAGCTGCGCCCGCATTCAAATGTCCCGGTAATTATGCTTACAGCAAAAGGTGAAGATACTGACCGTATTGTAGGTCTTGAACTTGGTGCTGATGATTACATACCCAAACCATTCAATCCCCGTGAACTGTTAGCCCGTATCAAAGCGGTACTTCGCCGTGCAAGAGATTCAGAACGAAACGGCGATACTAAAAACAACTCAGGAGTTATAAAAGTAGCCGGACTAACCCTGAGCATAGCCCATCAAAGACTTGAAATCGGAGAGGAACAGCTGGAACTGTCTTCAACAGAATTTAAACTGTTGCAGGCCTTGATGAGTAACCACGGAACTCCGCTTACCCGTGATGATCTGATGACTTTAGTCTGGGGAAAAGATTTTAATGCCTTTGACCGCAGCATTGATGTTCATATCAGCAAACTTAGAGCATTGCTTAAACCATACCCGGAACATGAATCACGCATAAGAACAGTATGGGGAACCGGATATATGTTCGTTGGTGAAAAATGA
- a CDS encoding efflux RND transporter permease subunit translates to MADNSKINTGAIGWMAGNSVAANLVMIVLLVGGLLMGLHIKQEVFPEFSEDTVTVSVSYNGASPEEVEQGIILAIEEAVSGLDGVKEVTSSASEGRASVVIEAVEGYNLQQLTQDIKSEVDRISSFPKEAEEPEVKEVTHKRQVLSLMVYGNDNILTLRKLAEELRQELINNPGITQVDLSEVSDLQVTIEIPQDKLREYNLTLTDVAKTLNDASVELPGGGIKTASGEILVRFKERKDYAREFARIPVVVGNDGTQVRLEDIADVKEDFQNEDNITSYNGLPAVRLNVFRVGKQTPITVSDAVHATLERFNRSLPAGVHVDVRSDSSDVFKQRMNLLLKNGFMGLILVFVVLALFLDPRLAFWVSMGIPISFLGSMLILGPADASINMISMFAFIISLGIVVDDAIVVGENVYTMRQDGMSWRQAAFEGAKGIAMPVTFSVLTNIVAFMPLFFIPGIMGKIFKIIPLVVCSVFAISLIESLFVLPAHLAHGGERKPGKIMSFVMEKQKIISNGLLVFIEKVYRPFLDRAVAWKYLTFALGLACLLISFAYVKSGRLGFTMFPKIESDSAYLTVDLPYGTAKEITMKVRERVIKAAEVVKDENGGDKLVRGIYAKIGGTGRSGTGGSHVLKVQVFLADADTRPIPTDLFVKKWRKQLGPIVGAESVLFESDRGGPGSGGSLEIELSHTDINVLDRAAESLAEALSHYPKVKDIDDGYSPGKRQLDFELLPAGRSLGLTSQSVASQVRASYYGAEVLRQQRGRDEVKVMVRFPRAERVSEYSLEEMLIRTPSGADVPLREVVRIKDGRAYTSINRRDGRRVISVTADVNPRKETSQVIASVVKDVLPQLKADYPGLDFSFEGKQADMQESTDSLFTGLFMAVLGIYALLAIPFRSYFQPLIIMICIPFGIVGAVIGHILLGYSLSLTSLFGIVALSGVVVNDSLVFIDYTNEMRKKGHCAYDAVLEAGTARFRPIMLTTLTTFGGLAPMILETSRQARFLIPMAISLGFGIIFATAITLVLVPSVYMIFEDIRRVLRNLFGLAPHGENMDIIENIPVTHCEHKPD, encoded by the coding sequence ATGGCTGATAATAGTAAAATAAATACCGGAGCCATCGGATGGATGGCAGGAAACTCTGTTGCCGCAAACTTGGTAATGATTGTTTTGCTTGTCGGCGGTCTTTTGATGGGGCTCCACATAAAGCAGGAGGTCTTTCCTGAATTTTCTGAAGACACCGTAACTGTTTCCGTTTCTTATAATGGAGCAAGCCCGGAGGAAGTCGAGCAAGGCATCATTTTAGCTATAGAAGAGGCCGTTTCAGGGCTAGACGGGGTTAAAGAAGTTACCAGCTCCGCATCTGAAGGAAGAGCCTCTGTTGTTATAGAAGCTGTTGAAGGGTACAATCTTCAACAGTTAACCCAAGATATAAAAAGTGAAGTTGACCGCATTTCCTCTTTTCCGAAAGAAGCTGAAGAGCCGGAGGTAAAGGAAGTTACTCATAAACGTCAGGTACTGTCGCTGATGGTTTACGGTAATGACAATATTTTAACTTTGCGCAAACTTGCAGAGGAATTACGACAAGAGCTTATCAACAATCCCGGTATTACTCAGGTTGATCTTTCCGAAGTAAGCGACCTTCAGGTTACAATAGAAATTCCTCAGGATAAACTGCGTGAATATAATCTGACTCTTACAGATGTTGCTAAAACTCTTAATGATGCCTCTGTTGAATTACCCGGAGGAGGTATTAAAACTGCATCAGGCGAAATTCTTGTAAGATTTAAAGAGCGTAAGGATTATGCCCGTGAATTTGCACGTATACCGGTTGTAGTTGGAAATGATGGAACACAGGTCCGGCTGGAAGATATTGCAGATGTAAAAGAAGATTTTCAGAATGAAGACAACATTACCTCATACAACGGATTGCCTGCCGTTCGTCTAAATGTTTTCAGGGTAGGCAAGCAAACTCCTATAACTGTTTCAGATGCCGTTCATGCAACTCTTGAAAGATTTAATCGCAGCCTGCCTGCCGGTGTGCATGTTGATGTGCGCTCTGATTCATCTGATGTTTTCAAGCAACGTATGAATCTGCTTCTTAAAAATGGTTTCATGGGATTGATTCTTGTATTCGTTGTGCTGGCTTTGTTTTTAGATCCAAGGCTCGCCTTCTGGGTTTCCATGGGAATCCCTATTTCGTTTCTAGGCTCAATGCTGATTCTCGGTCCTGCAGATGCAAGTATCAATATGATATCTATGTTTGCCTTTATTATCTCTCTCGGTATTGTTGTTGATGATGCCATTGTTGTCGGTGAAAATGTTTATACCATGCGACAAGATGGAATGTCATGGCGGCAGGCAGCTTTTGAAGGGGCAAAAGGTATTGCTATGCCTGTAACGTTCAGTGTTCTCACCAACATCGTTGCGTTCATGCCGTTGTTTTTTATTCCCGGAATTATGGGGAAAATTTTTAAAATTATTCCGCTGGTAGTATGCAGCGTTTTTGCTATTTCGTTAATTGAAAGTCTTTTTGTCCTGCCTGCTCATCTTGCACATGGCGGCGAGAGAAAACCTGGCAAAATAATGTCTTTTGTAATGGAAAAACAGAAGATAATTTCCAACGGACTTTTGGTATTTATTGAAAAAGTATACCGCCCGTTTCTTGATAGAGCTGTCGCATGGAAATATTTGACTTTTGCTCTTGGTTTGGCCTGTCTTTTGATTTCCTTTGCATATGTCAAAAGCGGCAGACTGGGTTTTACCATGTTCCCTAAAATTGAATCTGACTCTGCCTACTTAACTGTTGATTTGCCTTATGGAACAGCAAAAGAAATAACAATGAAAGTGCGGGAAAGAGTTATTAAGGCCGCTGAAGTTGTTAAAGATGAGAACGGCGGGGACAAGCTCGTTCGCGGTATTTATGCCAAAATAGGTGGCACAGGCAGAAGCGGGACAGGTGGAAGTCATGTGCTTAAAGTTCAGGTCTTTCTGGCAGATGCAGATACCCGTCCGATCCCGACGGATCTATTTGTAAAAAAATGGCGCAAACAACTGGGACCGATTGTCGGGGCGGAATCCGTATTATTTGAATCTGACCGCGGAGGCCCGGGGTCTGGCGGATCTCTTGAAATTGAACTCAGCCACACTGATATAAATGTTCTGGATAGAGCTGCTGAGAGCCTTGCAGAAGCGTTAAGCCATTATCCCAAAGTAAAAGATATTGATGATGGTTATTCACCGGGGAAAAGACAGCTTGATTTTGAGCTGCTTCCAGCAGGGAGAAGTCTTGGACTGACCTCTCAAAGCGTTGCCTCTCAGGTTCGTGCCTCTTATTACGGGGCTGAAGTTCTGCGGCAGCAGCGCGGAAGAGACGAAGTAAAGGTTATGGTACGTTTCCCTAGAGCAGAAAGGGTTTCGGAATATAGTCTTGAAGAGATGTTGATCAGAACTCCGAGCGGAGCAGATGTTCCGCTGCGTGAAGTCGTGAGAATTAAAGACGGACGAGCATATACTTCGATCAATCGCAGAGATGGACGAAGGGTTATCTCTGTAACTGCGGATGTAAATCCTCGCAAGGAAACTTCGCAGGTTATAGCTTCTGTAGTAAAAGATGTTCTTCCGCAACTGAAGGCAGATTATCCTGGACTGGATTTTTCGTTTGAAGGAAAACAGGCTGATATGCAGGAAAGTACGGACAGTCTGTTTACAGGACTGTTCATGGCTGTGCTTGGTATTTATGCTTTGCTGGCAATTCCTTTCAGGAGTTACTTTCAGCCGCTTATTATTATGATATGTATTCCGTTCGGCATTGTCGGGGCTGTTATCGGGCATATTTTGCTGGGTTACAGTCTCAGCCTCACGAGTCTTTTCGGGATAGTTGCCTTGAGCGGGGTCGTAGTTAACGATTCACTTGTCTTTATCGACTATACCAATGAGATGCGTAAAAAAGGACATTGTGCTTATGATGCTGTTCTTGAGGCCGGAACGGCCCGCTTCCGGCCGATCATGCTGACGACTTTAACCACATTCGGCGGACTTGCCCCGATGATTCTTGAAACATCAAGGCAGGCACGGTTTCTCATTCCAATGGCGATATCATTAGGTTTCGGAATAATTTTCGCCACAGCCATTACTCTGGTCTTGGTCCCGTCAGTTTATATGATATTTGAAGATATCCGGCGTGTATTAAGAAATCTTTTCGGACTTGCTCCGCACGGCGAAAATATGGACATTATCGAAAATATTCCGGTAACGCATTGTGAACATAAGCCGGATTAA